Proteins encoded together in one Telopea speciosissima isolate NSW1024214 ecotype Mountain lineage chromosome 4, Tspe_v1, whole genome shotgun sequence window:
- the LOC122658031 gene encoding probable E3 ubiquitin-protein ligase RHG1A isoform X1, whose translation MQGQRSTVDSLPETFEFEHGSNASNTGVNQQLFWNNMLNPVESRLPEYILSPGETSIMGGNAVNHDSRSLSGWSLGEPSSSGNARSQMCDETKTEHGWPSSLSAPAGVGPRIEERQYEPSNILSLENVNVNLNRNQAVNGPFFLHNSSTDEIVQNINLNAGYVGSSSNGDQAMEADVSPHTFKSGGSDTEQLPSGSGSSDPLGTAVASSGYILEETDGRPGCSLDGRRLSCKRKALEGASGQSSLGGGPSWFQRAESSAWHAVPAHNNGASSSSVPTPENSPSINPTEQLNPRFGVGMRVTPEGHPVLSVAGSGESSQRNFRVRVNRAQPQDSVPPNPSSTGSAIRRSHVWSSHQASRVLPFNQSSESRPSSSAQTNANALQSQSHAMHIPGVARNVHPFPWNGSSNSRVGSSSSSAVSAGERSAALREEANTRSMTRTISEHPMFVQTTEVRTLAQDPTNWTLPSGNISILGHAPSTSRIGSSSGVHPSPAPAWIPHHNLPSLYPQRLSDFARRSLFPSVGSESGAQTSTFPPLRSGPSGSSQEMVLPSGVSHQGHHQPHSRSAFWAERQGDGVPGVPFSLRTLAAAGEGRSRLVSEIRNVLDLMRRGESLRFEDVLILDQSVFYGVADLQDRHRDMRLDVDNMSYEELLALEERIGNVSTGLNEETILKCLKQRKYFSITIGAPVEVEPCCICQEEYVDGEDMGTLDCGHDFHSRCIKQWLKHKNLCPICKTTALVT comes from the exons ATGCAGGGGCAAAGAAGTACTGTTGATTCCCTCCCTGAAACTTTTGAGTTTGAACATGGATCTAATGCAAGTAATACTGGAGTAAATCAGCAACTTTTTTGGAATAATATGCTTAATCCAGTAGAAAGCCGGTTGCCAGAGTATATATTATCACCTGGTGAAACAAGTATTATGGGAGGAAATGCTGTTAATCATGATAGTCGCAGCTTGAGTGGCTGGAGTTTAGGTGAGCCTAGTTCTAGTGGAAATGCACGAAGCCAGATGTGTgatgaaacaaaaacagaacatGGATGGCCATCTTCCTTGAGTGCTCCTGCTGGAGTCGGTCCGAGGATAGAAGAAAGGCAGTATGAACCATCTAACATTCTTTCTTTGGAAAATGTTAATGTTAACCTCAACAGGAATCAAGCTGTAAATGGGCCTTTTTTCTTGCATAATTCCAGCACAGATGAAATTGTTCAGAACATAAACCTAAATGCAGGTTATGTTGGAAGCAGTAGCAATGGTGATCAGGCCATGGAAGCTGATGTTAGTCCTCATACTTTTAAGTCTGGTGGATCAGATACTGAGCAGCTTCCATCTGGTAGTGGTTCTTCTGATCCTCTTGGAACTGCTGTTGCAAGTTCTGGTTATATTTTAGAAGAAACTGATGGTAGACCAGGTTGTTCATTGGATGGTCGACGTTTGTCCTGCAAAAGAAAGGCCCTTGAAGGAGCTTCTGGACAGTCTTCCTTAGGTGGAGGTCCAAGCTGGTTTCAACGAGCTGAAAGCAGTGCATGGCATGCTGTTCCTGCTCACAATAATGGTGCTAGCAGCTCAAGTGTACCTACTCCAGAGAATTCTCCAAGTATTAATCCTACTGAGCAATTGAATCCAAGATTTGGGGTTGGTATGAGGGTTACGCCTGAAGGCCATCCTGTTTTAAGTGTCGCTGGTAGTGGTGAAAGCTCCCAGAGAAATTTCCGTGTGAGAGTTAATCGTGCACAACCACAAGATTCTGTACCACCGAATCCATCGTCGACAGGGAGTGCCATACGGCGTTCTCATGTTTGGTCATCCCATCAGGCTTCTAGAGTTCTCCCATTTAATCAGTCTTCAGAATCAAGGCCGTCATCATCAGCACAGACCAATGCAAATGCTCTCCAGAGTCAGTCTCATGCAATGCATATTCCTGGTGTGGCACGGAATGTGCACCCATTTCCTTGGAATGGATCCTCCAATTCCAGGGTTGGTAGTTCGTCAAGTTCTGCTGTCAGTGCTGGGGAGAGAAGTGCTGCATTAAGAGAAGAAGCTAATACAAGAAGCATGACTAGGACCATCTCAGAACATCCAATGTTTGTACAAACAACTGAGGTGAGAACTCTGGCTCAAGATCCAACAAATTGGACTTTACCCAGTGGAAATATAAGCATTCTTGGACATGCTCCTTCTACATCACGAATTGGCTCCAGTTCGGGTGTCCATCCATCTCCTGCTCCTGCCTGGATACCTCACCACAATCTCCCCTCATTATATCCACAGAGATTATCAGACTTTGCTCGTCGCTCATTATTTCCATCTGTTGGCTCTGAGTCTGGAGCTCAGACTAGTACGTTCCCTCCACTCCGTTCAGGACCTTCTGGTTCCTCCCAAGAGATGGTGCTGCCTTCTGGAGTCAGTCACCAGGGACATCATCAACCACATTCAAGGTCAGCATTCTGGGCAGAGAGACAAGGTGATGGTGTTCCTGGAGTTCCCTTTTCATTGCGGACTTTAGCTGCTGCTGGTGAAGGGAGAAGCAGGCTGGTATCTGAG ATTCGCAATGTCCTGGACCTCATGCGTAGGGGTGAAAGCTTGAGATTCGAG GATGTTCTGATCCTTGACCAATCAGTCTTTTATGGGGTTGCGGACCTGCAAGATAGGCACAGAGACATGCGGCTTGATGTTGATAACATGTCTTATGAG GAATTGTTGGCACTGGAAGAACGGATAGGAAATGTCAGCACTGGTTTGAATGAAGAAACAATTTTGAAGTGCCTGAAACAACGAAAGTATTTCTCAATAACCATAGGAGCTCCTGTAGAGGTTGAACCATGCTGCATCTGTCAG GAAGAATAtgttgatggagaagatatGGGGACATTGGATTGCGGACATGACTTCCATTCTCGCTGCATTAAACAATGGCTAAAGCACAAGAATTTGTGCCCTATTTGTAAAACGACAGCCTTGGTTACATAA
- the LOC122658031 gene encoding probable E3 ubiquitin-protein ligase RHG1A isoform X2 has product MQGQRSTVDSLPETFEFEHGSNASNTGVNQQLFWNNMLNPVESRLPEYILSPGETSIMGGNAVNHDSRSLSGWSLGEPSSSGNARSQMCDETKTEHGWPSSLSAPAGVGPRIEERQYEPSNILSLENVNVNLNRNQAVNGPFFLHNSSTDEIVQNINLNAGYVGSSSNGDQAMEADVSPHTFKSGGSDTEQLPSGSGSSDPLGTAVASSGYILEETDGRPGCSLDGRRLSCKRKALEGASGQSSLGGGPSWFQRAESSAWHAVPAHNNGASSSSVPTPENSPSINPTEQLNPRFGVGMRVTPEGHPVLSVAGSGESSQRNFRVRVNRAQPQDSVPPNPSSTGSAIRRSHVWSSHQASRVLPFNQSSESRPSSSAQTNANALQSQSHAMHIPGVARNVHPFPWNGSSNSRVGSSSSSAVSAGERSAALREEANTRSMTRTISEHPMFVQTTEVRTLAQDPTNWTLPSGNISILGHAPSTSRIGSSSGVHPSPAPAWIPHHNLPSLYPQRLSDFARRSLFPSVGSESGAQTSTFPPLRSGPSGSSQEMVLPSGVSHQGHHQPHSRSAFWAERQGDGVPGVPFSLRTLAAAGEGRSRLIRNVLDLMRRGESLRFEDVLILDQSVFYGVADLQDRHRDMRLDVDNMSYEELLALEERIGNVSTGLNEETILKCLKQRKYFSITIGAPVEVEPCCICQEEYVDGEDMGTLDCGHDFHSRCIKQWLKHKNLCPICKTTALVT; this is encoded by the exons ATGCAGGGGCAAAGAAGTACTGTTGATTCCCTCCCTGAAACTTTTGAGTTTGAACATGGATCTAATGCAAGTAATACTGGAGTAAATCAGCAACTTTTTTGGAATAATATGCTTAATCCAGTAGAAAGCCGGTTGCCAGAGTATATATTATCACCTGGTGAAACAAGTATTATGGGAGGAAATGCTGTTAATCATGATAGTCGCAGCTTGAGTGGCTGGAGTTTAGGTGAGCCTAGTTCTAGTGGAAATGCACGAAGCCAGATGTGTgatgaaacaaaaacagaacatGGATGGCCATCTTCCTTGAGTGCTCCTGCTGGAGTCGGTCCGAGGATAGAAGAAAGGCAGTATGAACCATCTAACATTCTTTCTTTGGAAAATGTTAATGTTAACCTCAACAGGAATCAAGCTGTAAATGGGCCTTTTTTCTTGCATAATTCCAGCACAGATGAAATTGTTCAGAACATAAACCTAAATGCAGGTTATGTTGGAAGCAGTAGCAATGGTGATCAGGCCATGGAAGCTGATGTTAGTCCTCATACTTTTAAGTCTGGTGGATCAGATACTGAGCAGCTTCCATCTGGTAGTGGTTCTTCTGATCCTCTTGGAACTGCTGTTGCAAGTTCTGGTTATATTTTAGAAGAAACTGATGGTAGACCAGGTTGTTCATTGGATGGTCGACGTTTGTCCTGCAAAAGAAAGGCCCTTGAAGGAGCTTCTGGACAGTCTTCCTTAGGTGGAGGTCCAAGCTGGTTTCAACGAGCTGAAAGCAGTGCATGGCATGCTGTTCCTGCTCACAATAATGGTGCTAGCAGCTCAAGTGTACCTACTCCAGAGAATTCTCCAAGTATTAATCCTACTGAGCAATTGAATCCAAGATTTGGGGTTGGTATGAGGGTTACGCCTGAAGGCCATCCTGTTTTAAGTGTCGCTGGTAGTGGTGAAAGCTCCCAGAGAAATTTCCGTGTGAGAGTTAATCGTGCACAACCACAAGATTCTGTACCACCGAATCCATCGTCGACAGGGAGTGCCATACGGCGTTCTCATGTTTGGTCATCCCATCAGGCTTCTAGAGTTCTCCCATTTAATCAGTCTTCAGAATCAAGGCCGTCATCATCAGCACAGACCAATGCAAATGCTCTCCAGAGTCAGTCTCATGCAATGCATATTCCTGGTGTGGCACGGAATGTGCACCCATTTCCTTGGAATGGATCCTCCAATTCCAGGGTTGGTAGTTCGTCAAGTTCTGCTGTCAGTGCTGGGGAGAGAAGTGCTGCATTAAGAGAAGAAGCTAATACAAGAAGCATGACTAGGACCATCTCAGAACATCCAATGTTTGTACAAACAACTGAGGTGAGAACTCTGGCTCAAGATCCAACAAATTGGACTTTACCCAGTGGAAATATAAGCATTCTTGGACATGCTCCTTCTACATCACGAATTGGCTCCAGTTCGGGTGTCCATCCATCTCCTGCTCCTGCCTGGATACCTCACCACAATCTCCCCTCATTATATCCACAGAGATTATCAGACTTTGCTCGTCGCTCATTATTTCCATCTGTTGGCTCTGAGTCTGGAGCTCAGACTAGTACGTTCCCTCCACTCCGTTCAGGACCTTCTGGTTCCTCCCAAGAGATGGTGCTGCCTTCTGGAGTCAGTCACCAGGGACATCATCAACCACATTCAAGGTCAGCATTCTGGGCAGAGAGACAAGGTGATGGTGTTCCTGGAGTTCCCTTTTCATTGCGGACTTTAGCTGCTGCTGGTGAAGGGAGAAGCAGGCTG ATTCGCAATGTCCTGGACCTCATGCGTAGGGGTGAAAGCTTGAGATTCGAG GATGTTCTGATCCTTGACCAATCAGTCTTTTATGGGGTTGCGGACCTGCAAGATAGGCACAGAGACATGCGGCTTGATGTTGATAACATGTCTTATGAG GAATTGTTGGCACTGGAAGAACGGATAGGAAATGTCAGCACTGGTTTGAATGAAGAAACAATTTTGAAGTGCCTGAAACAACGAAAGTATTTCTCAATAACCATAGGAGCTCCTGTAGAGGTTGAACCATGCTGCATCTGTCAG GAAGAATAtgttgatggagaagatatGGGGACATTGGATTGCGGACATGACTTCCATTCTCGCTGCATTAAACAATGGCTAAAGCACAAGAATTTGTGCCCTATTTGTAAAACGACAGCCTTGGTTACATAA